In a single window of the Streptomyces sp. NBC_00353 genome:
- a CDS encoding PP2C family protein-serine/threonine phosphatase, which yields MTTPRIDYQALFAATPSPYLVLGPDLVIIDVNRAYLTATGRTREDLVGQYIFDAFPDNPADPGADGVQNLGASLRRALRSKEPDTMAVQKYDIPVADRPGVFEERWWSPINTPVLGPDGQVAWIIHRVEDVTAFVLSHPSRPRGGGELSKWEVVESELYARARELQGLNEELRQAHARERQVAVTLQEAMLYSPDLARHLDVAVRYLPAAGSLNVCGDWYDLVDLPDDGCAVAVGDVVGHGLEAAAVMGMLRSALSAAVRARQGPAKALEVLGLYSRSVEGALATTAVQVVIAPRSHRITYSSAGHLPPVLVHHDGTFDLLDQATDPPLGARPKHVPRPQAELSYTPGDTLVLYTDGLVERRGEDIDAGLHRLTDALARFARLSPQRLADAVLARLGVSAGARDDIALVVLRL from the coding sequence GTGACCACACCACGGATCGACTACCAGGCGCTGTTCGCCGCCACGCCCAGCCCCTACCTGGTGCTCGGTCCCGACCTGGTGATCATCGACGTCAACCGGGCGTATCTGACAGCGACCGGCCGCACTCGGGAGGATCTGGTCGGGCAGTACATCTTCGACGCTTTCCCCGACAACCCTGCAGATCCGGGTGCCGACGGGGTGCAGAACCTGGGCGCCTCCCTGCGCCGGGCCCTGCGCTCCAAGGAGCCGGACACGATGGCGGTGCAGAAGTACGACATCCCGGTTGCGGACAGGCCCGGCGTGTTCGAGGAGCGATGGTGGTCCCCGATCAACACCCCCGTGCTCGGGCCGGACGGACAGGTGGCGTGGATCATCCACCGGGTGGAGGACGTGACCGCCTTCGTACTGTCCCATCCCTCCCGCCCACGAGGAGGCGGGGAACTCAGCAAATGGGAGGTGGTGGAATCCGAACTGTACGCACGGGCGCGTGAGCTCCAGGGGTTGAACGAGGAACTGCGCCAAGCCCACGCCCGTGAACGCCAGGTCGCCGTCACCTTGCAGGAGGCCATGCTCTACTCGCCCGACCTGGCCCGGCATCTGGATGTCGCGGTGCGTTACCTGCCCGCCGCCGGATCTCTGAACGTGTGCGGCGACTGGTACGACCTGGTCGACCTGCCCGACGACGGCTGCGCCGTAGCCGTCGGTGACGTCGTCGGCCACGGCCTGGAGGCCGCTGCCGTCATGGGAATGCTTCGCAGCGCGCTGTCCGCCGCCGTCCGAGCCCGCCAGGGACCCGCCAAGGCACTGGAGGTTCTGGGCCTGTACTCGCGCTCGGTCGAAGGTGCGCTGGCCACCACCGCGGTCCAAGTCGTCATCGCCCCGCGCAGCCACCGCATCACCTACAGCAGCGCCGGCCACCTCCCGCCGGTCCTGGTCCACCACGACGGCACCTTCGATCTGCTCGACCAGGCCACTGACCCGCCGCTGGGGGCCCGCCCCAAACACGTCCCCCGCCCCCAGGCAGAGCTGTCCTACACGCCCGGCGACACCCTCGTGCTCTACACCGACGGCCTCGTCGAACGCCGCGGCGAGGACATCGACGCCGGTCTGCACCGCCTCACCGACGCACTCGCCCGATTCGCCCGCCTCAGCCCCCAACGCCTCGCCGACGCCGTGCTCGCCCGCCTCGGCGTCAGCGCCGGCGCCCGCGACGACATCGCCCTGGTCGTTCTCCGCCTGTAG
- a CDS encoding response regulator transcription factor, translating into MQRRVLVVEDDNGLRDVLARGLREENFAVVTAASGAGALRALDDRVDAVVLDIGLPDSDGRDVCQAMRSTGLQAPVVFLTAHDTLTDRLSGFSAGGDDYLAKPFHLAELAARIRAALRRAGPDPVVELAELRLDPVRHLLEVHGKPVALTPTEFRLLAALMAAPGTTVRRRELLRAAWPDGAQVSDNTLDQYLTRLRRKLREADSTRAISTVRGVGYRLT; encoded by the coding sequence GTGCAACGCCGCGTCCTGGTCGTCGAGGACGACAACGGGCTGCGCGACGTGCTCGCCCGCGGACTGCGCGAGGAGAACTTCGCCGTCGTGACCGCCGCCAGTGGGGCCGGCGCCCTGCGCGCCCTCGACGACCGGGTGGATGCCGTCGTCCTCGACATCGGGCTGCCCGACTCGGACGGCCGGGACGTGTGCCAGGCCATGCGTTCGACGGGGCTGCAGGCCCCGGTGGTCTTCCTCACCGCGCACGACACGCTCACCGACCGGCTCTCGGGCTTCTCCGCGGGCGGCGACGACTACCTCGCGAAACCCTTCCACCTTGCCGAACTCGCCGCCCGGATCCGCGCGGCGCTGCGCCGCGCCGGGCCGGACCCCGTGGTCGAGCTGGCGGAGCTCCGGCTCGACCCCGTACGCCACCTCCTGGAGGTGCACGGCAAGCCGGTGGCACTCACCCCCACCGAGTTCCGCCTGCTGGCCGCGCTGATGGCGGCGCCCGGTACCACCGTACGCAGACGGGAACTCCTGCGCGCGGCCTGGCCGGACGGGGCCCAGGTCAGCGACAACACGCTCGACCAGTACCTGACCCGGCTGCGCCGGAAGCTGCGCGAGGCGGACAGCACACGGGCGATCAGTACGGTGCGCGGCGTCGGGTACCGCCTGACATGA